One segment of Phycisphaerae bacterium DNA contains the following:
- the valS gene encoding valine--tRNA ligase, which translates to MSTGGSYDPHAVESEIYEFWEAGNYFHARVNPDKRPFVIDIPLPNVTGALHLGHALNNTLQDILTRHARMRGYEALWMPGMDHAGIATQAVVERRLKEEQNLTRHDLGREGLVKKIWEWKEQYGERILSQLRGMGFSCDWERTRFTLDEVCARAVYEVFFRWFKDGLIYRGTRLVNWDAFLQTAVADDEIVHETVKGHLWHYRYPILPASVAADPRVGRSLPEDVARTALAQAVVPNARLGVDYLTIATTRPETMLGDTALAVHPDDERYQHLIGRYCLLPLVNRAIPIIADDILVKKEFGTGCVKVTPGHDPNDYAFGQRHPEAAAINILTPDGKINQNGGSYKGLDRYDARKKVVADLEALGLMEKIEPYVTEVGHSDRSKTPIEPMLSEQWFVKMGDLAEMAMEAVRDGRVQFFPARYAQMYLDWLGEKRDWCISRQLWWGHRIPVWTLRGTAVDTFLKRCDRHELTEQLNRYIAGGLLAHQVLTERGITPHAGVFEIHSARIHSYFCPAPHFIAEFETFAQSIGMERDPDVLDTWFSSALWPFSTLGWPHDDRDQGNEGSRDQGGPAPGAGLDPSIPRSPAPSRADFDYFFPTNTLVTGRGIITLWVARMVITSLYFTKRVPFQHVHIHPIIQDGQGRTMSKSLGNGVDPLDIIALYGTDALRFTMAQMDTETQDVRMPVKPVKLPDGRQVNSSEKFELGRNFCNKIWQAATGFVFPNIEGIKGSRDQGNKGATALEQCSGAADGNGWPRPLRPDELAIEDRWILSRLGGCIAEVDRRLARYQISEVANTLYSFFWSDFCDWYVELVKPRLFGKDDAGVVQVHTDDSANAARQVLTCVLDRALRLLHPIVPFLTEALWQQLNERAPQRGVTEIRPGEPALIKAAWPDASAFRREPEVEREMEALQDIIRALRDTLARINTSRAAAKTPAIGKIPHAVLRTDPAISEGLRDQIAVIRRLGRCEQLEIGADVTKPPESATQVLRGVEVYVPLRGLMDLDAERRRLQKDLDELRGHSERLAGKLSNEGFVAKAPAAVVEQERARLAEMKDRLASIERNLADLQ; encoded by the coding sequence ATGAGTACCGGCGGCAGTTACGATCCGCATGCGGTCGAGAGCGAGATCTACGAGTTCTGGGAGGCGGGCAACTACTTCCACGCCCGCGTCAATCCGGACAAGCGGCCGTTTGTCATCGACATCCCCCTGCCGAACGTCACCGGCGCGCTGCACCTCGGCCACGCGCTGAACAACACGCTGCAGGACATCCTCACGCGGCACGCGCGCATGCGCGGCTACGAGGCCCTGTGGATGCCCGGCATGGACCACGCCGGCATCGCGACGCAGGCGGTCGTGGAACGTCGGCTGAAGGAGGAGCAGAACCTGACGCGGCACGACCTCGGCCGCGAGGGGCTGGTCAAGAAGATCTGGGAGTGGAAAGAGCAGTACGGCGAGCGCATTCTCTCGCAGCTCCGCGGGATGGGCTTTTCGTGCGACTGGGAACGCACGCGCTTCACGCTCGATGAAGTCTGCGCGCGGGCCGTGTACGAGGTGTTCTTCCGCTGGTTCAAGGACGGGCTCATCTACCGCGGCACGCGGCTCGTGAACTGGGACGCCTTTCTGCAGACCGCCGTCGCGGACGACGAGATCGTGCATGAGACGGTAAAGGGGCATCTGTGGCACTACCGCTACCCGATCCTCCCGGCATCCGTAGCGGCCGACCCCCGAGTCGGCCGTAGTCTGCCGGAAGACGTCGCTCGCACCGCGCTAGCCCAAGCCGTCGTGCCGAATGCCAGGCTGGGCGTGGATTACCTTACGATCGCGACCACGCGGCCGGAGACTATGCTCGGTGATACCGCGCTGGCGGTGCATCCGGACGATGAACGCTATCAGCACCTGATCGGGCGGTACTGCTTGCTGCCACTCGTGAATCGGGCGATTCCGATCATCGCCGACGACATTCTCGTCAAGAAAGAGTTCGGCACCGGCTGCGTGAAGGTCACGCCCGGGCACGATCCGAACGACTACGCGTTCGGGCAACGGCATCCCGAGGCGGCGGCGATCAACATCCTTACGCCGGACGGGAAGATCAATCAGAACGGCGGGAGCTACAAGGGTCTGGATCGCTACGACGCGCGGAAGAAGGTCGTGGCGGATCTCGAGGCACTCGGGCTGATGGAGAAGATCGAGCCGTATGTGACGGAGGTCGGCCACAGCGATCGCAGCAAGACGCCGATCGAGCCGATGCTGAGCGAGCAGTGGTTCGTGAAGATGGGCGACCTGGCCGAGATGGCGATGGAAGCGGTGCGCGACGGCCGCGTGCAGTTCTTCCCCGCGCGCTACGCGCAGATGTATCTCGACTGGCTCGGTGAAAAGCGCGACTGGTGCATCAGCCGGCAGCTCTGGTGGGGGCACCGGATACCGGTGTGGACGTTGCGTGGTACGGCCGTCGACACGTTCCTCAAGCGCTGCGACCGCCACGAACTTACCGAGCAACTGAACCGATACATTGCTGGGGGGCTGTTGGCACACCAAGTACTGACAGAGCGGGGAATCACGCCCCACGCCGGGGTATTCGAAATTCACTCGGCCCGAATACACAGCTATTTCTGTCCAGCACCCCATTTCATCGCAGAATTCGAGACGTTCGCGCAGTCGATCGGAATGGAACGTGACCCGGACGTCCTCGACACCTGGTTCAGCTCGGCGTTGTGGCCATTCAGCACGCTGGGGTGGCCGCATGACGACAGGGATCAAGGGAACGAGGGATCAAGGGATCAAGGAGGACCTGCGCCGGGCGCGGGCCTCGATCCCTCGATCCCTCGCTCCCCCGCTCCCTCCCGCGCCGACTTCGACTACTTCTTCCCCACCAACACGCTGGTCACCGGGCGCGGGATCATCACGCTGTGGGTCGCGCGCATGGTCATCACGTCCCTCTACTTCACCAAGCGCGTCCCGTTCCAGCACGTCCACATCCACCCGATCATCCAGGATGGCCAGGGCCGGACGATGAGCAAATCGCTCGGCAACGGCGTCGATCCGCTCGACATTATCGCGCTTTACGGCACCGACGCCCTCCGCTTCACCATGGCCCAGATGGACACCGAGACGCAGGACGTCCGCATGCCCGTCAAGCCGGTGAAGCTGCCCGACGGCCGGCAGGTCAACAGCAGCGAGAAATTCGAGCTCGGCCGCAACTTCTGCAACAAGATCTGGCAGGCGGCGACGGGGTTTGTATTTCCGAACATAGAAGGGATCAAGGGATCGAGGGATCAAGGGAACAAGGGTGCCACTGCTCTTGAGCAGTGCTCCGGTGCCGCAGATGGAAACGGCTGGCCGCGGCCGCTGCGGCCCGATGAGCTCGCCATCGAAGACCGCTGGATTCTCTCGCGGCTCGGCGGGTGCATCGCCGAGGTCGATCGCCGGCTGGCTCGCTACCAGATCAGCGAGGTCGCCAACACGCTGTACTCGTTCTTCTGGAGCGATTTCTGCGACTGGTACGTCGAGCTCGTCAAGCCGCGCCTGTTCGGCAAGGACGACGCCGGCGTCGTGCAGGTCCACACGGACGATTCCGCCAACGCCGCGCGGCAGGTCCTGACCTGCGTGCTCGACCGGGCCCTGCGCCTGCTGCACCCGATCGTTCCGTTCCTCACCGAAGCACTCTGGCAGCAGCTCAACGAGCGCGCCCCGCAGCGCGGCGTAACTGAAATCCGCCCCGGCGAGCCCGCTTTGATCAAGGCCGCGTGGCCGGATGCGTCCGCTTTTCGCCGCGAGCCCGAAGTCGAACGCGAGATGGAGGCATTGCAGGACATCATCCGCGCCCTGCGCGACACGCTCGCCCGCATCAACACGAGCCGCGCCGCCGCGAAGACGCCTGCAATCGGCAAGATTCCGCACGCCGTTCTGCGGACCGATCCGGCGATATCCGAGGGTCTGCGCGACCAGATCGCGGTGATCCGCCGGCTGGGCCGCTGCGAGCAGTTGGAAATCGGCGCGGACGTGACGAAGCCGCCGGAGTCGGCGACGCAGGTGCTCCGCGGCGTCGAGGTTTACGTGCCGCTGCGCGGGCTGATGGACCTGGACGCCGAGCGCCGACGGCTGCAGAAGGACCTCGACGAGCTGCGCGGACACAGCGAGCGACTGGCCGGCAAGCTGTCGAATGAGGGTTTCGTCGCCAAGGCCCCGGCGGCGGTCGTCGAGCAGGAGCGGGCGCGGCTGGCGGAGATGAAGGATCGGCTGGCGTCGATCGAGCGAAATCTGGCGGATTTGCAGTGA
- a CDS encoding DUF2961 domain-containing protein codes for MLLGLLWLAGAFAPAGDLDDLARPQEGRSRRATSSHRRGPDGKYDPHGELDPDSNSDNQSVPPGVTKVLLDEQGPGVITHIWMTFLGPEPQDWAKNGSANHQEMLLRIYYDGRERPGVEAPVGDFFANGFGQRRAVISVPVVVEDADSYNCFWRMPFRKSIRIEIVNESEKPISLLYYNIDWIKLNTLPDDTPYFYAQYRQEYPVVGGRDYLILETQGKGHYVGTVLSVRTRSPSWFGEGDEKIYIDGESKASIWGTGTEDYFLSAWGLQTTSTPYFGTPYFDQWGVVGSRTCAYRWHIHDPLVFNTGIKVTIEHYGWISPDENPEYKTHSWNERQDDYSSVAFWYQQGEPTFAARAPHARDRTLPNLDTIFYAADVPGGVRHGDGVTEVQQLLGYTKGQVLYRPSQVANAWIEIPFTVEEKAPFRLLLNMTRSNDFGQYQATLNGVKLGGPLDFYKADTDNWEYHLLDFWPDPGEYVLRLECVGKHNVSTGYYLGIESVRLRERRPRVLEWGHEKDHDWRQGPKLYQ; via the coding sequence GTGCTGCTAGGGTTGCTCTGGCTGGCGGGCGCCTTCGCGCCTGCCGGCGACCTCGACGATCTCGCCCGCCCGCAGGAAGGCCGCAGCAGGCGCGCCACGTCGTCGCATCGCCGCGGACCCGACGGCAAGTATGATCCGCACGGCGAACTTGATCCCGACAGCAATTCGGACAACCAGAGTGTGCCGCCCGGCGTGACCAAGGTCCTGCTCGACGAGCAGGGCCCCGGGGTCATCACGCACATCTGGATGACGTTCCTCGGCCCGGAGCCCCAGGACTGGGCAAAGAACGGATCCGCGAACCACCAGGAAATGCTGCTTCGCATCTACTACGACGGGCGCGAGCGCCCCGGCGTCGAGGCCCCGGTCGGTGACTTCTTCGCCAACGGATTTGGCCAGCGCCGCGCGGTCATTAGCGTGCCCGTAGTCGTCGAGGACGCCGACTCGTACAACTGCTTCTGGCGCATGCCGTTTCGCAAATCGATCCGCATCGAAATCGTGAATGAGAGCGAGAAGCCGATCAGCCTGCTGTACTACAACATCGACTGGATCAAGCTGAACACACTGCCCGATGACACGCCCTATTTCTACGCGCAGTACCGGCAGGAATACCCGGTGGTCGGCGGGCGCGACTACCTGATCCTCGAGACACAGGGCAAGGGCCACTACGTCGGCACCGTGCTCAGCGTCCGCACGCGCAGCCCGTCGTGGTTTGGCGAGGGGGATGAGAAGATCTATATCGACGGCGAGTCGAAAGCCTCCATCTGGGGCACGGGGACCGAGGACTACTTCCTCTCGGCCTGGGGCCTGCAGACGACCAGCACGCCGTACTTCGGAACGCCGTATTTCGACCAGTGGGGCGTGGTCGGCAGCCGCACCTGCGCCTATCGCTGGCACATTCACGACCCGCTGGTGTTCAACACCGGCATCAAAGTCACGATCGAACATTACGGCTGGATTTCGCCCGACGAGAACCCGGAGTACAAGACCCACAGCTGGAACGAGCGGCAGGACGACTATTCCAGCGTCGCCTTCTGGTACCAGCAGGGTGAGCCGACGTTCGCGGCCCGCGCCCCGCACGCCCGTGACCGCACCTTGCCCAACCTGGACACGATCTTCTACGCCGCCGATGTCCCCGGCGGTGTGCGCCACGGCGACGGCGTGACCGAGGTTCAGCAACTGCTGGGTTACACCAAGGGCCAGGTGCTTTACAGGCCGTCCCAGGTCGCAAACGCGTGGATCGAGATACCGTTCACCGTCGAGGAGAAGGCCCCGTTTCGCCTGCTCTTGAACATGACCCGCAGCAATGACTTCGGCCAATACCAGGCCACGCTCAACGGCGTCAAGCTCGGCGGCCCCCTGGACTTCTACAAGGCCGACACCGACAACTGGGAATACCACCTGCTGGATTTCTGGCCTGACCCCGGCGAGTACGTGCTGCGGCTTGAGTGTGTCGGCAAGCACAACGTGTCCACAGGCTACTACCTCGGCATCGAATCCGTGCGGCTCCGCGAACGGCGGCCACGGGTGCTGGAGTGGGGCCACGAGAAGGACCATGATTGGCGCCAGGGCCCCAAGTTGTACCAGTAG
- a CDS encoding RecQ family ATP-dependent DNA helicase, with protein MADGVHERVARPSAPRTAGSTANPAPALTPAVIQRGSAESRARAAPTGHGASAGFAANRATPRGEPAPAAASAQARDVLKRVFGFDQFRNGQEAVVTRLCAGDNVLAVFPTGGGKSLCYELPALLLDGLTVVISPLIALMKDQVEFLTAHAVPAARLDSSLNHEAARAVYSDLGAGRLKLLYVSPERFGSERFVHLLQRRRIALLAIDEAHCISEWGHNFRPDYLKLARLAKELRVARVLALTATATPVVAADIAREFGIAAENIVHTGFYRPNLRLRVTPCAAEERPQLLLARLRAQPPGPTIVYVTLQRTAEEVAQRLSAAGFTARAYHAGMEADARHAVQDAFMASDHMIVVATMAFGMGVDKADIRHVYHYNLPKGLESYMQEIGRAGRDGAPAQCELFACTDDVTTLENFSYGDTPTQAAIDALLTEFLDGAEQFDISVDELSQQYDVRPLVVETLLAYLELEHVIHATGPFYTTFKFQPRRPTQEILRGFDAERAAFLRGVLQHARQGRTWFTLEVDEVSRTLGEPRERIVKALSYLEEKGDLVLEATGLRHGYRRARGSSDRAALAAALATRFMRREEHDVARIRRVCAWAAHDGCLTQHLLEYFGEKRNACGHCARCDGEAARPLPLTHRNPVREPEAARLRALRAEKHAALATPRQLARFLCGLSSPATTRARLRTHPAFGLLETTPFQEVLAFVEQHSAERVPAAASDRRPTPGTAPQPRRAAARG; from the coding sequence ATGGCAGACGGAGTGCATGAACGAGTGGCCCGGCCAAGCGCACCGCGGACGGCCGGTTCGACGGCCAACCCGGCCCCGGCCCTGACCCCAGCCGTCATCCAGCGCGGGTCGGCCGAATCACGTGCCCGCGCTGCTCCCACCGGCCACGGCGCTTCGGCCGGGTTCGCAGCCAATCGCGCGACGCCGCGTGGCGAGCCGGCTCCAGCGGCGGCTTCCGCCCAGGCGCGCGACGTATTGAAACGCGTCTTCGGTTTCGACCAGTTCCGCAATGGCCAGGAAGCCGTCGTCACGCGGCTGTGCGCCGGCGACAACGTGCTGGCGGTCTTTCCCACCGGCGGCGGCAAGAGCCTCTGCTACGAGTTGCCCGCCCTGCTGCTGGACGGGCTCACGGTGGTCATCTCGCCGCTGATCGCCTTGATGAAAGACCAAGTGGAGTTCCTGACGGCCCACGCGGTGCCAGCGGCCCGGCTCGATTCGAGCCTGAACCACGAGGCGGCGCGCGCCGTGTACAGCGACCTGGGCGCCGGTCGGCTGAAACTCCTGTACGTTTCGCCGGAGCGTTTCGGCAGCGAGCGCTTCGTGCACCTGCTGCAGCGGCGTCGCATCGCGCTGCTCGCGATCGACGAGGCGCACTGCATCAGCGAGTGGGGCCACAACTTCCGTCCCGACTATCTGAAGCTGGCCCGCCTGGCAAAGGAGCTCCGGGTTGCGCGCGTTCTCGCGCTGACGGCAACCGCGACACCCGTGGTCGCCGCCGACATCGCCCGTGAGTTCGGCATTGCGGCCGAGAACATCGTCCATACCGGCTTCTACCGACCGAATCTGCGGCTCCGCGTGACGCCGTGCGCGGCCGAGGAGCGCCCGCAGTTGCTCCTGGCGCGGCTGCGCGCGCAGCCGCCCGGGCCGACCATCGTCTACGTCACGCTGCAGCGCACGGCGGAGGAAGTCGCGCAGCGCCTGTCCGCGGCGGGGTTCACCGCGCGAGCGTATCACGCGGGGATGGAGGCCGATGCGCGCCACGCGGTGCAGGATGCGTTCATGGCGTCCGACCACATGATCGTGGTGGCGACCATGGCGTTCGGCATGGGCGTGGACAAGGCCGACATTCGGCACGTCTACCACTACAACCTGCCCAAGGGTCTCGAAAGCTACATGCAGGAAATCGGGCGGGCGGGCCGCGACGGGGCACCGGCGCAGTGCGAGCTGTTCGCCTGCACCGACGACGTCACGACACTCGAGAACTTCTCCTACGGCGACACACCCACGCAGGCGGCCATCGACGCGCTGCTGACCGAGTTCCTGGACGGCGCTGAGCAATTCGACATCTCGGTGGACGAGCTGTCACAACAGTACGACGTGCGTCCCCTCGTCGTCGAAACGCTGCTGGCCTACCTGGAGCTCGAGCACGTGATCCACGCCACCGGGCCGTTCTACACGACGTTCAAGTTCCAGCCGCGGCGGCCGACACAGGAGATCCTGCGCGGCTTCGATGCGGAGCGTGCCGCGTTCCTGCGGGGCGTCCTGCAGCATGCGCGCCAGGGACGCACCTGGTTCACGCTCGAGGTCGACGAGGTCAGTCGCACGCTCGGCGAGCCGCGCGAGCGCATCGTCAAAGCGCTCAGCTACCTGGAGGAAAAAGGCGACCTGGTGCTGGAAGCCACCGGACTGCGCCACGGCTACCGTCGGGCGCGCGGGTCCAGTGACCGTGCCGCGCTGGCAGCAGCGCTGGCCACGCGCTTCATGCGCCGGGAAGAGCACGACGTCGCGCGCATCCGCCGCGTGTGCGCGTGGGCCGCACATGACGGGTGCTTGACGCAGCATCTGCTGGAGTACTTTGGCGAGAAGCGCAACGCCTGCGGGCATTGTGCGCGCTGTGACGGTGAAGCCGCCCGTCCGCTGCCGCTGACACACCGGAATCCGGTGCGCGAGCCGGAAGCAGCGCGCCTGCGCGCGCTCCGCGCCGAAAAGCACGCCGCACTGGCCACGCCCCGGCAGCTCGCCCGGTTTCTTTGCGGTCTGTCGTCACCGGCAACCACGCGGGCCAGGCTGCGCACGCACCCCGCGTTCGGCCTGCTCGAGACAACACCGTTCCAGGAGGTGCTGGCGTTCGTGGAGCAGCACAGCGCGGAGCGCGTGCCCGCGGCCGCATCGGATCGACGACCCACGCCCGGCACGGCGCCGCAGCCCCGGCGCGCTGCAGCGCGAGGCTGA
- a CDS encoding protein-L-isoaspartate(D-aspartate) O-methyltransferase produces the protein MVATQIAGDDAFRDPVRAEPVLAAMRAVPRHEFVPDERRRSAYDDTPLPIGHGQTISQPYIVGLMTELLDLKPGAKVLEIGTGSGYQAAVLADLTPYVYSLEIIEPLLKQAAERLARLGYKTIQTRCADGYDGWAEAGPFDGIIVTCAAGHVPPPLWDQLKPGGRMVIPIGGVYETQRLIVLTKQADGGRRSRTIIPVRFVPMTGKMQAK, from the coding sequence ATGGTCGCCACGCAGATCGCCGGGGACGATGCCTTTCGCGATCCCGTCCGGGCTGAGCCCGTCCTGGCGGCGATGCGCGCGGTCCCGCGCCACGAATTCGTCCCCGATGAGCGGCGACGCAGCGCCTACGACGACACGCCGCTGCCGATCGGGCATGGCCAGACGATCTCGCAGCCGTACATCGTGGGGCTGATGACCGAGCTGCTCGATCTCAAGCCGGGTGCGAAGGTGCTCGAGATCGGCACGGGCTCGGGCTATCAGGCGGCGGTGCTGGCTGACCTGACGCCCTACGTTTATTCGCTCGAGATCATCGAGCCGTTGCTCAAACAGGCGGCGGAGCGGCTGGCGCGGCTGGGGTACAAGACGATCCAGACACGGTGCGCCGACGGCTACGATGGCTGGGCCGAAGCGGGGCCATTCGACGGCATCATCGTGACGTGCGCGGCCGGTCACGTGCCGCCACCGCTGTGGGACCAGCTCAAGCCTGGCGGCCGCATGGTGATTCCGATCGGCGGCGTGTACGAAACGCAGCGACTGATCGTGCTCACGAAGCAGGCAGACGGCGGGCGTCGCAGCCGGACGATCATCCCGGTACGTTTCGTGCCCATGACGGGCAAGATGCAGGCGAAATGA